From Streptomyces sp. 6-11-2, one genomic window encodes:
- a CDS encoding carbohydrate ABC transporter permease, whose product MSARTSHHPRPEPRSRAGQGSRTAGPPGEPDTPGGPGPKSTAPARRAGRRAEGAWGWLFVSPAVLVLGLFLVLPTLMALWVSLLHWDGQSNPFSAQADFVGLDNYRALLTEDGLDRTLFATSLRNNVYYVLLTVPLQTLLALGLALIVNQRLLRARGALRTAFFFPSVTSSIAVSTIFLFLFQGSGAVNTALSWIGVKGPNWFNDPRGVLSLLLGGLGVVDTGHPSGALADHSFMGLSWFEWLSGPSVAMCTIILLAVWTTSGTFMLIFLAALQDVPRELEEAAAIEGVNRFQMLRYVTLPALRPVLFLVLTLGLIATWQVFDQVYVMSQGAPGNTTLTPAFLSYSTAFDDADFGQGAAIAFVLLVLILTMTALQRFLLRERAARPRRNR is encoded by the coding sequence GTGTCCGCGCGTACGTCACACCACCCCCGGCCGGAGCCGCGTTCCCGCGCCGGCCAGGGGTCCCGTACGGCCGGCCCGCCGGGCGAACCTGACACGCCCGGCGGGCCCGGCCCGAAGTCGACGGCGCCCGCCCGGCGGGCGGGGCGCCGCGCGGAGGGCGCCTGGGGCTGGCTGTTCGTCAGCCCCGCGGTGCTCGTCCTCGGCCTCTTCCTGGTCCTGCCGACCCTGATGGCGCTGTGGGTGAGCCTGCTGCACTGGGACGGGCAGTCCAACCCGTTCAGCGCGCAGGCGGACTTCGTCGGCCTGGACAACTACCGGGCGCTGCTCACCGAGGACGGCCTCGACCGCACCCTGTTCGCGACCTCGCTGCGCAACAACGTGTACTACGTGCTGCTGACCGTGCCGCTCCAGACCCTCCTCGCGCTGGGTCTGGCGCTCATCGTCAATCAGCGGCTGCTGCGCGCCCGGGGCGCCCTGCGCACCGCGTTCTTCTTCCCCTCGGTGACCAGCTCGATCGCGGTCTCCACGATCTTCCTCTTCCTGTTCCAGGGCAGCGGCGCCGTCAACACCGCGCTGTCCTGGATCGGGGTGAAGGGCCCGAACTGGTTCAACGATCCGCGTGGAGTGCTGTCCCTGCTGCTCGGCGGCCTGGGCGTCGTCGACACCGGCCACCCCTCGGGTGCGCTGGCCGACCACTCCTTCATGGGGCTGTCCTGGTTCGAGTGGCTGTCCGGGCCGTCGGTCGCGATGTGCACGATCATCCTGCTCGCCGTGTGGACGACTTCCGGCACCTTCATGCTGATCTTCCTCGCGGCGCTCCAGGACGTGCCGCGCGAGCTGGAGGAGGCGGCCGCGATCGAAGGCGTCAACCGCTTCCAGATGCTGCGGTACGTGACGCTGCCGGCGCTGCGGCCCGTGCTGTTCCTCGTCCTCACGCTCGGTCTGATCGCCACCTGGCAGGTCTTCGACCAGGTGTACGTCATGAGCCAGGGCGCGCCCGGCAACACCACGCTCACCCCGGCGTTCCTGTCCTACTCCACCGCTTTCGACGACGCCGACTTCGGCCAGGGCGCGGCCATCGCCTTCGTCCTGCTCGTACTGATCCTGACCATGACGGCCCTGCAACGCTTCCTGCTGCGCGAGCGTGCCGCCCGTCCCCGGAGGAACCGATGA
- a CDS encoding extracellular solute-binding protein, translated as MSHRTAAAALATCAALLATAGCSSSFGGDKKTEQDTGSGQHLTVLIASSGDAETKAVKEAAAAYAKQSGNKVTVDVAKDMNQQLAQAFAGHKPPDAFYVNSDQFANYTRGGSLYAYGDKVKDADDFSEQLRASFTHDGKLMCLPKDTSTLALAVNSDLWKKAGLTEKDYPTTWDQLKKVAGKLTGHGVTGLVVGAEHARLGVFMKQAGGWITNADQTKMTADSAQNAQALSYVQSLLKSGSMKYANQVDTNWGGEAFGKGKAAMTIEGNWLDGAMKADYPDVAYKVVPLPAGPAGQGTLAFSQCWGVAAESAHRAAAVDLVTYLNSSAQQLKNADAFGVMPSRTSALAEYAKQNPAAKAWVDASAYAQGPVTLAGFDKVLGQFNTDLAALPTADPKKILADLQRNGEHALTKGN; from the coding sequence ATGTCCCACCGTACGGCCGCCGCGGCCCTCGCCACCTGCGCGGCACTACTGGCCACCGCGGGCTGCTCGTCGAGCTTCGGCGGCGACAAGAAGACGGAGCAGGACACCGGCTCCGGCCAGCACCTGACGGTGCTGATAGCCAGCTCCGGCGACGCCGAGACCAAGGCCGTCAAGGAGGCGGCGGCCGCGTACGCCAAGCAGTCCGGCAACAAGGTGACCGTCGACGTCGCCAAGGACATGAACCAGCAGCTCGCCCAGGCGTTCGCCGGGCACAAGCCGCCGGACGCCTTCTACGTCAACTCCGACCAGTTCGCGAACTACACCAGAGGCGGCTCCCTGTACGCCTACGGCGACAAGGTCAAGGACGCCGACGACTTCTCCGAGCAGCTGCGTGCCTCCTTCACCCACGACGGCAAGCTGATGTGCCTGCCCAAGGACACCTCCACGCTCGCGCTGGCGGTCAACAGCGACCTGTGGAAGAAGGCGGGGCTGACCGAGAAGGACTACCCGACGACCTGGGACCAGCTGAAGAAGGTCGCGGGCAAGCTGACCGGGCACGGTGTGACCGGGCTGGTCGTGGGTGCCGAACACGCGCGGCTCGGCGTCTTCATGAAGCAGGCCGGCGGCTGGATCACCAACGCCGACCAGACGAAGATGACCGCCGACAGCGCGCAGAACGCGCAGGCGCTGAGCTACGTGCAGTCCCTGCTGAAGTCCGGCTCCATGAAGTACGCCAACCAGGTGGACACCAACTGGGGCGGCGAGGCCTTCGGCAAGGGCAAGGCCGCCATGACCATCGAGGGCAACTGGCTCGACGGCGCCATGAAGGCCGACTACCCCGACGTCGCGTACAAGGTGGTCCCGCTGCCCGCCGGTCCGGCCGGCCAGGGCACGCTCGCCTTCAGCCAGTGCTGGGGCGTGGCCGCCGAGAGCGCCCACCGGGCGGCGGCCGTGGACCTCGTGACGTACCTGAACTCCAGCGCGCAGCAGCTGAAGAACGCCGACGCGTTCGGCGTGATGCCCTCGCGCACCAGCGCCCTGGCCGAGTACGCGAAGCAGAACCCCGCCGCGAAGGCGTGGGTCGACGCCAGCGCCTACGCGCAGGGCCCCGTGACCCTCGCCGGATTCGACAAGGTGCTCGGCCAGTTCAACACCGACCTCGCCGCGCTGCCCACCGCCGACCCGAAGAAGATCCTCGCCGACCTCCAGCGCAACGGCGAACACGCGCTCACGAAGGGCAACTGA